A DNA window from Mesorhizobium sp. C432A contains the following coding sequences:
- a CDS encoding MetQ/NlpA family lipoprotein — MSERGNASSSLLFSAISRRAALAALFASAVTLAGLAQPTPSFAEDKKSIKVGIISGEDEDVWRVVVAQAAEKGLTVETVVFNDYTQPNEALERGEIDANAFQHQPYLDNQIKTQGYHIVRVGYTGVWPIGLYSKKYTKVADLPEGAVIGLPNDPSNEGRALRVLQNEGVIKLKDGTGILATTADIAENPKKVVIKELDAGIVGRSVEDLDAAVVNTDWALKSGLGPDNRIAQEPVADNPYRNFIAVKSGNENEAWVKTLVASYQNEAVKAEFDKVYKGTGISAY; from the coding sequence ATGTCCGAACGCGGAAACGCTTCCAGCTCTCTTCTTTTTTCAGCCATCAGCCGGCGAGCTGCCCTTGCGGCACTTTTTGCCTCGGCCGTCACGCTTGCCGGTCTGGCTCAGCCGACGCCGTCCTTCGCCGAGGACAAGAAGTCTATCAAGGTCGGCATCATCAGCGGCGAGGATGAGGATGTCTGGCGCGTCGTCGTCGCCCAGGCCGCCGAAAAAGGCCTGACCGTCGAGACCGTGGTGTTCAACGACTACACCCAGCCCAACGAGGCGCTCGAGCGCGGCGAGATCGACGCCAACGCCTTCCAGCACCAGCCCTATCTCGACAACCAGATCAAGACCCAAGGGTACCACATCGTGCGCGTCGGCTACACCGGCGTCTGGCCGATCGGCCTCTACTCCAAGAAATACACCAAGGTTGCCGACCTGCCCGAAGGCGCCGTCATCGGCTTGCCCAACGACCCCTCGAATGAGGGCCGCGCGTTGCGCGTTCTGCAGAACGAAGGCGTGATCAAGCTGAAGGACGGCACCGGCATCCTGGCGACCACCGCCGACATTGCCGAGAACCCTAAGAAGGTCGTCATCAAGGAACTGGACGCCGGCATTGTCGGCCGCTCGGTCGAGGATCTCGACGCGGCTGTCGTCAACACCGACTGGGCGCTGAAGAGCGGTCTCGGCCCGGACAACCGCATCGCCCAGGAGCCAGTGGCCGACAACCCCTACCGCAACTTCATCGCCGTGAAATCCGGCAACGAGAACGAGGCGTGGGTGAAGACGCTGGTCGCGTCCTACCAGAACGAGGCGGTCAAGGCCGAGTTCGACAAGGTCTACAAGGGCACCGGGATCAGCGCCTATTGA
- a CDS encoding methionine ABC transporter ATP-binding protein, with the protein MNQHVTAEASGPVNISAGQEDVVRLVDLKRRFGATPALDGVSLTVKKGEILGIIGRSGAGKSTLIRCLNGLERPDSGDVFIEGREIGRLGERELQPLRRRIGMIFQHFNLLSAKTVEDNVALPLKIEGRPKAERLARAAELLHLVGLSEKAKAYPSSLSGGQKQRVGIARALAARPALLLSDEATSALDPETTRSILALLKDINRQLGLTILLITHEMEVIRSIADRVAVIDAGRIVEQGPVWSVFAEPRSEITRSLLGGIRPQLPAEIAGRLAPGGGAELILRVDVAGEAARGPLLSDLAVAVPGPFRLVHGGIDHVQQQPVGTLFLAVAGNDPKHLSKVIAFLKARDARVEVLGHVAGSV; encoded by the coding sequence ATGAACCAGCACGTCACGGCCGAGGCATCCGGTCCGGTCAATATATCGGCCGGGCAAGAAGATGTCGTACGCCTCGTCGACCTCAAGCGCCGCTTTGGCGCGACGCCTGCGCTCGACGGCGTCTCGCTGACGGTGAAGAAGGGCGAGATCCTCGGCATCATCGGCCGCAGCGGAGCCGGCAAGTCGACGCTGATCCGCTGCCTCAACGGGCTGGAGCGGCCGGACTCCGGCGACGTCTTCATCGAGGGCCGCGAGATCGGCCGGCTCGGCGAGCGTGAATTGCAGCCGCTGCGGCGTCGCATCGGCATGATCTTCCAGCACTTCAATCTGCTGTCGGCCAAGACCGTGGAGGACAATGTCGCGCTGCCGCTGAAGATCGAGGGCCGCCCAAAGGCCGAACGGCTGGCGCGCGCCGCCGAATTGCTCCACCTCGTCGGCCTGTCGGAGAAGGCGAAGGCCTATCCGTCCTCGCTGTCGGGCGGCCAGAAGCAGCGCGTCGGCATCGCCAGGGCGCTGGCCGCGCGGCCAGCGCTGCTGCTGTCCGACGAGGCGACCTCAGCGCTCGATCCGGAGACGACGCGCTCCATCCTGGCCTTGCTGAAAGACATCAACCGGCAGCTCGGCCTGACCATCCTGCTCATCACCCACGAGATGGAGGTGATCCGCTCGATCGCCGACCGCGTCGCGGTGATCGATGCCGGGCGCATCGTCGAGCAAGGCCCGGTGTGGTCGGTCTTTGCCGAGCCGCGTTCCGAAATCACCAGGAGCCTGCTCGGCGGCATCCGCCCGCAACTGCCGGCCGAGATTGCCGGCCGGCTTGCTCCCGGAGGCGGCGCCGAGCTCATCCTCAGGGTCGACGTCGCAGGTGAGGCCGCGCGCGGTCCGCTGCTGTCCGATCTTGCGGTGGCGGTGCCGGGGCCGTTCCGCCTCGTCCATGGTGGCATCGACCATGTCCAGCAGCAGCCGGTCGGCACGCTGTTCCTTGCGGTCGCGGGCAACGATCCGAAACATCTGTCGAAAGTAATCGCATTCCTGAAGGCCCGCGACGCACGGGTGGAGGTGCTTGGCCATGTCGCCGGTTCTGTTTGA
- a CDS encoding isopenicillin N synthase family oxygenase: MPRIVPVLDLGRLEQGASERRTFLFDLRTAARDVGFFYLTGHGISAADTAEVLDASRRFFALPEADKLAIEMVKSSQFRGYTRAGGELTKGKADWREQLDIGVERAAIEQGPGVPAWTRLQGPNQWPATLPELKPALLAWQAKATAVAIRLLRAFALSLDQAEDAFDPIYRAEPNHRMKIVRYPGRDATGDNQGVGAHKDGGFLTLLLQDENKGLQVEYDGAWVDVDPLPDTLVVNIGELLELASNGYLRATVHRVVTPPAGVERVSVPFFFSARLDATIPLLDLPEDVAAEARGPASDPDNPLFRNVGTNVLKSRLRSHPDVARRHYADLLETDASPAEIFQNENEISESRVVLESRSSPYAANTRI, from the coding sequence ATGCCCAGGATCGTACCCGTGCTTGATCTCGGCCGCCTCGAGCAGGGCGCTTCGGAACGGCGAACGTTTCTCTTCGACCTGCGCACGGCCGCGCGCGATGTCGGCTTCTTCTATTTGACCGGCCACGGCATATCGGCTGCGGATACCGCAGAAGTGCTCGACGCGTCGCGCCGCTTCTTTGCCCTGCCGGAAGCCGACAAACTGGCAATTGAAATGGTCAAGTCCTCGCAGTTCCGCGGCTACACGCGCGCCGGCGGCGAGCTGACCAAAGGCAAGGCCGACTGGCGCGAACAGCTCGACATCGGCGTCGAACGCGCGGCCATCGAACAAGGCCCCGGCGTGCCCGCTTGGACGCGGCTGCAAGGGCCCAACCAGTGGCCGGCCACGCTGCCCGAGCTGAAGCCGGCGCTGCTCGCATGGCAGGCCAAGGCGACCGCGGTGGCGATCCGGCTGCTTAGGGCCTTCGCTTTGTCGCTCGACCAGGCCGAGGACGCCTTCGATCCGATCTACCGGGCCGAGCCCAACCATCGCATGAAGATCGTGCGCTACCCCGGCCGCGACGCCACCGGCGACAACCAGGGCGTCGGCGCGCACAAGGATGGCGGTTTCCTGACGCTTCTGCTGCAGGACGAGAACAAGGGGCTGCAGGTCGAATATGACGGCGCCTGGGTCGACGTCGATCCGCTGCCCGACACGCTGGTGGTCAACATCGGCGAACTGCTCGAACTGGCGTCGAACGGCTATCTCCGGGCGACAGTCCACCGTGTGGTGACACCGCCGGCCGGCGTCGAGCGCGTCTCGGTCCCGTTCTTCTTCAGCGCCCGGCTCGACGCCACGATTCCGCTGCTCGACCTGCCCGAGGATGTAGCGGCCGAGGCGCGGGGGCCGGCCAGCGATCCCGACAACCCGCTGTTTCGCAATGTCGGCACCAATGTGCTGAAGAGCCGCCTGCGCTCGCATCCCGACGTGGCGCGCCGGCACTATGCCGATCTTCTGGAAACCGACGCCTCACCGGCTGAAATCTTTCAAAACGAGAACGAAATTTCCGAATCTCGCGTTGTTTTAGAAAGCCGTTCGTCGCCATATGCGGCGAATACGCGCATATAG
- a CDS encoding SDR family NAD(P)-dependent oxidoreductase: MASEVAVIAGAGAGLSASLARLLTTEGYLVVLAARNTAKLAALVGETGALAVETDVADPASVAGLFDAADKQGPLALAVFNASGRTRGPIAEVDPDAVKQALLVGAYGGFLVGQQAARRLLARGSGSILFTGASASIKGFPNSAGFAMPKFGLRGLAQSMARELFPKNIHVAHFIIDGQIEPVGTKPERPDSQLSPDAIAQTYLATHRQHRSAWSFEVELRPFVETF; encoded by the coding sequence ATGGCATCCGAAGTCGCAGTGATCGCCGGCGCGGGTGCGGGCCTGAGCGCCTCTTTGGCACGCCTTCTCACCACGGAAGGCTATCTTGTGGTGCTGGCCGCCCGCAACACGGCCAAACTCGCGGCGCTGGTCGGGGAAACCGGCGCGCTGGCCGTCGAAACCGACGTCGCCGATCCGGCCTCCGTCGCCGGCCTGTTTGACGCCGCCGACAAGCAAGGCCCGCTGGCCCTTGCCGTCTTCAATGCCAGCGGCCGCACGCGCGGCCCGATCGCCGAGGTCGATCCCGATGCGGTCAAACAAGCCTTGCTTGTCGGCGCCTATGGCGGCTTCCTGGTCGGCCAGCAAGCGGCGCGGCGGCTGCTTGCGCGCGGCTCCGGTTCGATTCTTTTCACCGGCGCCTCCGCCAGCATCAAGGGCTTTCCCAACTCCGCCGGCTTTGCCATGCCGAAATTCGGCCTGCGCGGTCTGGCTCAGTCGATGGCGCGCGAACTCTTCCCGAAGAACATCCATGTCGCCCATTTCATTATCGACGGCCAGATCGAGCCGGTCGGGACGAAGCCCGAGCGACCGGACAGCCAGCTGTCGCCCGATGCGATCGCGCAGACCTATCTCGCGACCCATCGCCAGCATCGCAGCGCCTGGAGCTTCGAGGTCGAGCTGCGGCCCTTTGTCGAGACATTCTGA
- a CDS encoding methionine ABC transporter permease: MSPVLFELLLRSIWETVLMTAASGLISLVFGLPLGLALIATERGGIAESLWVNRALGAVINGFRSVPFIILLVALIPVTRLIVGTSIGTWAAIVPLSIAATPYYARIAEVSLREVDRGLIEAARAMGGNRWTIIREVLVPEALPGIVAGFTVTLVTLIGASAMAGAIGAGGLGDLAIRYGYQRFETSVMVAVVIVLIILVCGIQWVGDRLVARLDRRG; the protein is encoded by the coding sequence ATGTCGCCGGTTCTGTTTGAACTTCTGCTGCGCTCGATCTGGGAGACGGTCCTGATGACGGCGGCATCGGGCCTCATCTCGCTCGTCTTCGGGCTGCCGCTCGGCCTGGCATTGATTGCCACCGAGCGCGGCGGCATTGCCGAAAGCCTGTGGGTGAACCGCGCGCTCGGCGCCGTCATCAACGGCTTCCGCTCGGTGCCTTTCATCATCCTTCTGGTGGCGCTGATCCCGGTGACGCGGCTGATCGTCGGCACCTCGATCGGCACCTGGGCGGCGATCGTGCCGTTGTCGATTGCGGCGACGCCCTACTATGCCCGCATCGCCGAAGTGTCGCTGCGCGAGGTCGATCGCGGCCTGATCGAGGCGGCGCGCGCCATGGGCGGCAACCGCTGGACGATCATCCGCGAGGTGCTGGTGCCCGAAGCTTTGCCCGGCATCGTCGCCGGTTTCACGGTGACGCTGGTAACGCTGATCGGCGCTTCGGCCATGGCCGGCGCCATCGGTGCCGGCGGGCTCGGCGATCTCGCCATCCGCTATGGCTACCAGCGTTTTGAGACCAGCGTCATGGTCGCCGTGGTCATTGTGCTGATCATTCTCGTTTGCGGCATCCAGTGGGTCGGCGACCGGCTGGTCGCCAGGCTGGACCGGCGCGGATGA